One stretch of Toxoplasma gondii ME49 chromosome XI, whole genome shotgun sequence DNA includes these proteins:
- a CDS encoding hypothetical protein (encoded by transcript TGME49_310020~Signal peptide predicted by SignalP 2.0 HMM (probability 0.996) with cleavage site probability 0.726 at residue 19), with amino-acid sequence MIVFFALVCALAFTNSSNGQFNFPAIDAGNDETLEFREHQVIPRRTMDVEAADIESNPYIFREAQLDTPEEASYPITRKLSLQEQPSNVNPHEEVDDYASILDSIKEGVVLEALLPLVTMAPLLVSAGLEADVSWSVPAAPQVSFPKLGQKRTVYMLKCFA; translated from the coding sequence ATGATTGTCTTTTTTGCACTCGTATGTGCTCTGGCTTTCACCAACTCGTCCAACGGACAGTTCAACTTCCCGGCAATAGACGCTGGAAATGACGAAACACTGGAGTTTCGCGAGCATCAGGTCATACCGCGTCGCACTATGGATGTAGAGGCAGCTGACATTGAGTCGAATCCATACATCTTCAGGGAGGCCCAACTGGACACGCCTGAAGAGGCTAGCTACCCCATAACGCGGAAACTTAGTTTACAGGAACAGCCTAGCAACGTGAATCCTCACGAAGAAGTTGACGATTACGCTTCTATTCTAGACAGCATCAAAGAAGGAGTTGTGCTGGAGGCGCTCTTACCACTAGTTACCATGGCTCCGTTGCTGGTGTCCGCTGGTCTCGAAGCCGATGTGAGCTGGTCAGTCCCCGCCGCTCCTCAGGTGTCGTTCCCCAAGCTGGGACAAAAGCGGACCGTCTATATGTTGAAGTGCTTTGCATGA
- a CDS encoding ubiquitin conjugating enzyme E2, putative (encoded by transcript TGME49_310040) translates to MLYVSLCCAPPRCLFSGWATWYSFLRFFTSRSDFLCLKNVRNAILCRYGTMASREPQERTTYAVVVPRSFRLLDELEKGQKGQVAEGVSFGLEEADDISLTKWSGTIFGPPGTAFENRIYCVSINCGPSYPDEPPEVCFRTRINMHSVDPNGVVLRSSFPLLRAWQRHYTLDLLLTALRQEMAAPANRRLPQPPEGDMY, encoded by the exons ATGCTCtacgtttctctctgctgtgcgCCGCCCCGGTGTCTTTTCTCGGGATGGGCTACATGGTATAGCTTTCTTAGGTTTTTTACTTCACGCAGTGACTTCCTCTGTTTAAAGAACGTTAGGAATGCGATACTTTGTAGATATGGCACCATGGCAAGTCGGGAACCGCAGGAGCGAACCACTTAT GCTGTAGTGGTGCCGCGATCGTTCCGGCTTTTGGACGAGCTGGAGAAGGGCCAAAAGGGTCAAGTGGCGGAAGGTGTATCGTTCGGACTGGAGGAAGCGGATGACATATCGCTTACAAAGTGGTCAGGAACCATCTTCGGGCCCCCAGGG ACGGCGTTTGAAAACAGAATTTACTGCGTCAGCATCAACTGCGGCCCGAGTTATCCTGATGAGCCACCTGAGGTCTGCTTCCGGACTCGCATCAACATGCACTCCGTAGACCCAAATGGAGTG GTTCTGCGTAGCAGTTTCCCGTTGCTGCGGGCGTGGCAGCGACATTACACTTTAGATCTCCTTTTGACGGCTCTGCGCCAGGAAATGGCTGCCCCTGCTAATCGACGGCTTCCCCAACCACCTGAGGGAGACATGTATtga
- a CDS encoding cyclase-associated protein, putative (encoded by transcript TGME49_310030), producing the protein MVLSSCTCLQFVHGNKEQTKIKIPKAGESTATDSGTMAKTGAEQLELHGDTWRVCNFVDKKDIIKIDSATMKQKVQIRDCKGVGIQIESKVNSVIIDNCDNLRLCVNSLISGAEFVNCRKIKFQVKGTCHSIAIDKCSGVDLYVSKESKDVEVTTSKSGEMNLNFPKTDEEDGDWAEVPIPEQFHHNIKNGVLHTRVSELYSC; encoded by the exons ATGGTTCTGTCGTCGTGCACGTGTCTCCAGTTTGTTCATGGTAACAAAGAGCAAACGAAAATAAAAATTCCCAAGGCAG GTGAGTCGACTGCAACCGATTCAGGAACAATGGCGAAAACGGGGGCTGAGCAGCTGGAACTTCATGGCGACACGTGGCGCGTGTGCAATTTTGTCGATAAGAAGGACATCATTAAAATTGATTCAGCTACAATGAAACAGAAAGTCCAA ATTCGGGACTGTAAAGGAGTTGGCATCCAGATAGAATCAAAGGTCAACTCTGTCATCATTGACAACTGCGATAACTTGCGGCTGTGCGTAAACAGCCTGATCTCCGGTGCGGAGTTCGTCAATTGTCGTAAAATCAAGTTTCAGGTCAAGGGTACATGCCACTCGATTGCGATCGACAAGTGCTCGGGTGTCGATTTGTATGTCTCGAAGGAAAGCAAAGATGTCGAGGTTACAACCAGCAAGTCTGGGGAAATGAACCTCAATTTCCCGAAGACAGATGAGGAGGATGGTGACTGGGCAGAAGTGCCCATTCCCGAACAATTCCATCACAATATCAAAAATGGCGTACTTCATACCAGGGTGTCTGAGCTGTACTCGTGCTGA
- a CDS encoding hypothetical protein (encoded by transcript TGME49_310005~Signal peptide predicted by SignalP 2.0 HMM (probability 0.875) with cleavage site probability 0.452 at residue 23), which yields MMVDPFVLYLSVSFLLDDGRSCATETVDGRGRKSGLMPSGIFRARGPTRSCHMRGMCKLDLRGLRCISRPVLPEETQKKLVFPVSSAHLHHLGMLVVFRPFLGSRQ from the exons ATGATGGTTGATCCG TTTGTTCTGTACCTTTCGGTATCATTTTTACTTGATGACGGAAGGAGCTGTGCCACTGAAACTGTGGACGGCCGTGGAAGGAAGAGTGGATTGATGCCAAGTGGTATTTTTCGTGCGCGGGGACCAACTCGTTCGTGTCACATGCGTGGCATGTGCAAACTGGATCTTCGCGGTCTTCGTTGTATTTCGCGGCCCGTTCTCccagaggaaacacaaaaaaagcTTGTTTTCCCCGTTTCGTCCGCCCACCTTCACCATCTCG GAATGCTGGTCGTTTTCAGACCTTTCCTGGGTTCTCGTCAGTAA
- the RON1 gene encoding rhoptry neck protein RON1 (encoded by transcript TGME49_310010~Signal peptide predicted by SignalP 2.0 HMM (probability 0.706) with cleavage site probability 0.522 at residue 49~Predicted trans-membrane domain (TMHMM2.0):21-44), with product MARSSRAAPSGAFAHGVAKASFTWISGMKTPFGCVFFFCLIALWGFSAALRTSDIGVDALSVSSRAAANGSEGGVAQSEQERASDEQRNDSEAHDSVASSESSDAERKDDPPDNKSTSETPEAKLAGRDASNPPASSKSPTPSPAPTPAVSTSTTPAKSSADTSKDPKNKLSSARKEKRIGKKFKRHDEFLADAVIDKLDSMRSVQVSGALLRRIWKEHQRVGDDMRDLLREYILALERELYTQQAEVFGVEQLKMDDVIHHEHSSEARKREVELEMQALAEQHNFMKKLFGHIQANVEAKNTSALVNRIEELDKPIDIIDAIDKRSGSDVLHCLKVIGKSIRYMQESVKKFSRELKTLERLDAERPSGEAERIRETLGFVMDPLSGPLSSMDYESLSWIPSKGQALLHVDKAYHDRMQHDYDSFLMDNDDADFDHSHHYDPFDYNDPFDFDDEDDDDDDVPRKKRTHGHPEKQLHFKRNQGSWKHDFRLPWEKEEAHPWYKGSSKPSRAHSHRQSVSVYASPTEPVEDHEEDSSMNHEDSAVFPGLFFLELGSKRTVGTAADNTPYAKQKSFVQRAQHSVQDIREHRDVDREDGVEGEQPLSFLETRSSAEEGGGSDEMRSESEGQGSAANGTEGESDKAEEAGKTAGGSAEKDKDASEAEGAEEASSEKTDGQGGNDQPSESESAGGAATHGESSTPEEGEGSEKAEEKGGHDKPEENDSSEKAEEKGGHDKPEENDSSEKAEEKGGHDKPEENDSSEKAEEKGGHDKPEENDSSEKAEEKGGHDKPEENDSSEKAEEKGGHDKSEENDSSEKAEETGSHDKPEENDSSEKAEATSHTRSEDHPRCIEIMDPQECVKTKNCFHDDVYRQCFFNCTAIVEADKCKEHQNCRYETLLPKDACVNQGYQSVSLTKQAFEGIMRGCEEFRDKPSCDMMEKATQRLKESGTPVIYDCHWLSEGPEVSGEVLSDGTQPGDNEEKEVGKEEAAQTQGGRSICVNRLEAPTAEKLLWGTIIAEKERKLQELQISRNLTPDKVCVRPRELANAMLNPDKPFYALGDQVEVKCRPGASFMGISRVITCHEEGVFDPQVACIAKGTLSSQQQAFMKEVQDYADVVEAAPELAAAGLETGGALATASTQGVAVAAFALIGVSAIVKTF from the exons ATGGCGCGTTCGTCGCGAGCTGCCCCGAGCGGGGCGTTCGCTCACGGAGTAGCCAAAGCATCGTTTACGTGGATTTCGGGAATGAAAACTCCGTTTGGCtgcgtgtttttcttctgtctcattGCTTTATGGGGGTTTTCGGCCGCCCTTCGGACCTCTGACATTGGTGTTGACGCCTTGTCCGTCTCGTCTCGTGCGGCGGCGAACGGTTCCGAAGGTGGCGTGGCTCAGTCGGAACAAGAGCGTGCTAGCGATGAACAGCGCAACGACTCAGAGGCCCACGAttccgtcgcttcctcggAGTCCTCCGATGCGGAACGGAAAGACGACCCTCCCGACAACAAGAGTACTAGTGAAACTCCGGAAGCAAAGCTGGCGGGACGGGATGCATCCAACCCTCCTGCCTCATCGAAGAGCCCGACCCCAAGCCCTGCCCCAACTCCAGCTGTAAGTACAAGCACCACTCCAGCCAAGTCGTCGGCAGACACATCAAAGGACCCGAAAAACAAACTGAGTtcggcgaggaaagagaaacgaataGGCAAGAAATTCAAAAGGCATGATGAGTTTCTCGCAGATGCTGTTATTGACAAGTTGGACAGCATGAGATCTGTGCAAGTTTCCGGTGCCTTGCTCCGGCGGATCTGGAAGGAGCACCAGCGGGTTGGGGACGACATGCGGGATCTGCTGCGAGAATACATCTTGGCTCTCGAACGGGAGCTGTACACCCAACAGGCGGAAGTTTTCGGGGTGGAGCAACTAAAGATGGACGACGTGATCCACCACGAGCACTCctcggaggcgaggaagcgcgaggTGGAGCTGGAGATGCAGGCTCTCGCGGAACAACACAATTTTATGAAGAAGCTCTTCGGTCACATTCAGGCTAATGTGGAAGCGAAAAACACCAGTGCGCTCGTGAACAGGATCGAAGAACTGGACAAACCAATTGATATCATCGACGCAATCGACAAGAGGTCTGGATCGGATGTTCTTCATTGTTTGAAAGTAATCGGCAAAAGCATCAGATACATGCAGGAGTCGGTGAAGAAGTTTTCCCGCGAACTCAAGACGCTGGAGCGGCTTGATGCCGAACGCCCCTCTGGAGAAGCGGAGCGAATCAGAGAAACCCTCGGATTCGTGATGGATCCTCTGTCCGGACCCCTCAGTTCTATGGACTATGAGTCACTTTCCTGGATCCCGTCAAAGGGACAAGCTCTCCTCCATGTGGACAAAGCCTACCACGACCGCATGCAACACGACTATGACTCTTTTCTGATGGACAACGATGACGCAGATTTCGACCACAGCCACCACTACGATCCATTCGACTATAATGACCCCTTTGActtcgacgacgaagacgatgaCGATGACGATGTGcctcgaaaaaaaagaacgcACGGACACCCGGAGAAGCAGTTACATTTTAAGAGGAACCAGGGATCTTGGAAGCATGATTTCCGCCTGCCttgggagaaggaagaggcacACCCCTGGTACAAGGGTTCCAGCAAGCCTTCTCGCGCTCATTCGCACCGTCAGTCCGTGTCCGTCTATGCGTCTCCAACGGAACCCGTGGAGGACCACGAGGAAGATTCCTCCATGAACCACGAGGATTCTGCTGTTTTCCCtggtctctttttcctcgaacTAGGCAGCAAACGCACCGTTGGCACAGCAGCCGACAATACACCATACGCCAAGCAGAAATCGTTTGTGCAGCGGGCTCAACACTCCGTGCAAGACATTCGGGAACACCGGGACgtagacagagaagacggagttGAAGGAGAGCAGCCGTTGAGCTTCCTCGAGACCAGAAGCTCGGCAGAGGAGGGCGGAGGCTCTGATGAGATGCGCTCGGAAAGCGAAGGACAAGGATCCGCAGCGAATGGAACAGAAGGTGAAAGTGACAAAGCTGAAGAGGCAGGGAAAACGGCAGGAgggtctgcagagaaagataAGGACGCTTCGGAAGCAGAGGGTGCAGAGGAAGCCTCAAGTGAGAAGACGGATGGGCAAGGGGGAAACGATCAGCCATCGGAGAGTGAAAGCGCCGGCGGAGCAGCGACGCACGGGGAGAGCTCTACGCCAGAGGAGGGGGAAGGCAGCGAAAAggctgaagagaaagggggTCACGATAAGCCTGAAGAGAACGACAGCAGTGAAAAggctgaagagaaagggggTCATGATAAGCCTGAAGAGAACGACAGCAGCGAAAAggctgaagagaaagggggTCACGATAAGCCTGAAGAGAACGACAGCAGTGAAAAggctgaagagaaagggggTCATGATAAGCCTGAAGAGAACGACAGCAGTGAAAAggctgaagagaaagggggTCATGATAAGCCTGAAGAGAACGACAGCAGTGAAAAggctgaagagaaagggggTCATGATAAGAGTGAAGAGAACGACAGCAGTGAAAAGGCTGAAGAGACAGGTAGTCACGATAAACCTGAAGAGAACGACAGCAGTgaaaaggcagaagcaaCAAGTCATACCAGGAGCGAGGACCATCCCAGATGCATTGAGATCATGGATCCGCAGGAGTGTGTTAAGACCAAAAACTGCTTCCACGACGACGTCTATCGTCAGTGCTTTTTCAACTGTACGGCCATCGTCGAGGCTGACAAATGCAAAGAGCACCAGAATTGCAGATATGAAACACTTCTGCCTAAAGACGCCTGCGTCAACCAAG GCTACCAGTCCGTCTCGCTAACAAAGCAAGCATTCGAAGGCATCATGCGTGGCTGCGAGGAGTTCAGGGACAAGCCGTCGTGTGATATGATGGAAAAGGCGACACAACGACTCAAAGAGTCGGGGACCCCTGTTATCTATGACTGCCACTGGCTTTCTGAGGGTCCCGAGGTTTCAGGTGAAGTGCTTAGTGATGGCACACAACCTGGcgacaacgaagaaaaagaggttGGCAAGGAGGAGGCGGCTCAGACGCAAGGTGGCCGTAGCATCTGCGTGAACCGCCTGGAGGCGCCCACAGCTGAGAAACTTCTGTGGGGGACAATCattgcagagaaagaaaggaagctCCAAG AGCTGCAAATTAGCAGGAACCTCACACCAGACAAAGTCTGTGTTCGGCCTCGCGAACTGGCTAACGCCATGCTCAATCCTGATAAACCTTTCTACGCACTGGGCGACCAAGTTGAG GTGAAATGCCGGCCCGGTGCCTCGTTCATGGGAATAAGTCGGGTAATCACTTGTCATGAGGAAGGGGTATTCGATCCGCAGGTTGCCTGTATCGCGAAGGGGACACTTTCCAGTCAGCAACAAGCGTTCATGAAGGAGGTACAAGACTACGCTGATGTCGTAGAGGCAGCACCCGAATTGGCAGCCGCTGGCTTGGAGACAGGCGGAGCCTTGGCTACAGCTAGCACACAAG GCGTGGCAGTTGCGGCTTTCGCGCTAATCGGAGTTTCAGCAATCGTCAAGACATTCTAG